The Thermomicrobiales bacterium genome includes a region encoding these proteins:
- a CDS encoding FMN-binding negative transcriptional regulator — MVEAKSDLRTLDFIHMVYLPPHFIESDSSAIYGLIEANPLGMLITMGSQGITANPIPCVLDRDWGEQGRLLLHVARNNPVWRDVDPGLEALVVFQSVDRYITPNWYPSKQTTHEVVPTWNYAMAQVRGELIVHDDERWVRGQAGKLTKMMEASEPVPWKMADAPRKYTEDMLANIVGIEIPIRSLIGKTKASQNRLPEDAAGAVAGLRARGSDADLAMAALIERSRPTH, encoded by the coding sequence ATGGTCGAAGCCAAATCTGATTTACGGACACTGGACTTCATTCACATGGTCTACCTGCCGCCACATTTCATTGAATCCGATTCCAGCGCAATCTATGGGCTGATCGAGGCGAATCCCCTTGGCATGTTGATCACCATGGGCAGTCAAGGAATCACGGCCAATCCCATTCCATGCGTGCTCGACCGCGACTGGGGCGAGCAGGGGCGCTTGCTGCTGCACGTAGCGCGGAACAATCCGGTCTGGCGCGATGTCGATCCCGGCTTGGAGGCGCTGGTCGTCTTTCAGTCGGTCGACCGCTACATCACCCCCAACTGGTATCCCAGCAAGCAAACGACGCATGAAGTCGTGCCCACCTGGAACTACGCCATGGCGCAGGTGCGCGGCGAATTGATCGTGCACGACGACGAGAGATGGGTTCGCGGTCAGGCTGGCAAGCTGACCAAAATGATGGAAGCATCCGAACCGGTTCCCTGGAAGATGGCCGACGCCCCGCGGAAGTACACCGAAGACATGCTGGCGAACATCGTCGGTATCGAGATTCCCATTCGCTCCCTGATCGGCAAAACCAAGGCCAGCCAGAACCGACTCCCCGAAGACGCTGCCGGCGCAGTCGCAGGGCTCCGCGCCCGCGGTTCCGATGCCGATCTCGCCATGGCGGCCCTCATCGAACGATCGCGCCCAACACATTAG
- a CDS encoding S9 family peptidase, which translates to MSTKPVTTLPTMDEFAAVVTYGGAASFSPDGSQLAVINNRSGQYNIWLQPIAGGEQTQLTFYTDNAVRDLAWSPDGKRILYTADFQGNEKHQLFLMPAEGGAAEALTDEPEVQYFLGDGAWSPDGNYIAYAGNDRDPYAQDIIIREAPTGELDRAVKDGRINFAGGWSPDGKHLLIADARSNLEIVPKLLNVQTGEAEDLVDTDVLANERPAAWSPDGSGFWLITDRGSEHDWLGFYELETRRITPVAQPDWSVETVAVSKDGTWLVWSVNENGYSRIQVLNRETGAQHELTELPGGTLPPFGGGIHLSPDNTHAVIKMVTPTKPNELYLVELESGATQLLTDSRKVAIDESLLVEPEQVEIEAFDGLTIPALLFKPHGEGPFPAVLSIHGGPEAQERPGYAYRGFYQFLLSRGIAVLAPNIRGSTGYGTSYQKLIHGDLGGNDVNDFEACARYLRSLPWVKSDKIGVFGGSYGGFAVLTCVSRLPEYWAAAVDIVGPSNLVSLVRTIPPTWRDVAKSLFGDPETQEADMLRRSPITYVDQIVTPLYVIQGANDPRVVQAESDAIVEKLRARGVDVKYDIYPDEGHGFTKVENDIKAMRDSGQFFVDHLLG; encoded by the coding sequence ATGTCCACCAAACCCGTGACAACGCTCCCCACCATGGACGAGTTCGCCGCCGTTGTGACGTACGGCGGCGCGGCGTCGTTCTCGCCCGACGGTTCCCAACTGGCGGTCATCAACAATCGCTCCGGGCAGTACAACATCTGGCTGCAGCCGATCGCCGGCGGCGAGCAAACCCAGCTCACCTTCTATACCGACAACGCCGTGCGCGATCTCGCCTGGTCGCCGGACGGGAAGCGGATTCTCTACACTGCCGACTTCCAGGGCAACGAAAAGCACCAGCTCTTCCTGATGCCGGCCGAGGGCGGTGCGGCCGAAGCGCTGACCGATGAGCCGGAGGTGCAGTATTTCCTTGGCGACGGCGCCTGGTCGCCCGACGGCAACTACATCGCCTATGCCGGCAACGACCGCGATCCCTACGCGCAAGACATCATCATCCGGGAGGCCCCAACCGGCGAGCTCGACCGCGCGGTGAAAGATGGACGGATCAACTTTGCTGGAGGCTGGTCACCCGATGGCAAGCACCTGCTGATCGCCGATGCCCGGTCCAACCTGGAGATCGTTCCAAAGCTGCTGAATGTCCAAACTGGCGAGGCCGAAGACCTGGTGGATACGGACGTGCTCGCCAACGAGCGGCCGGCCGCGTGGTCGCCAGACGGATCCGGATTCTGGCTCATTACCGATCGAGGAAGCGAGCACGACTGGCTGGGGTTCTACGAGCTGGAGACACGGAGGATCACACCGGTCGCGCAACCCGATTGGAGCGTGGAGACCGTAGCGGTTTCCAAGGACGGCACATGGCTGGTCTGGTCGGTGAACGAGAACGGCTATTCGCGCATCCAGGTGCTGAACCGCGAAACGGGCGCGCAACACGAGCTGACGGAACTGCCGGGCGGCACGTTGCCCCCATTCGGGGGTGGAATCCATCTCTCCCCGGACAACACGCATGCCGTCATCAAGATGGTCACACCCACCAAGCCGAACGAGCTCTACCTGGTCGAACTGGAAAGCGGCGCGACCCAGCTTCTCACGGACAGCCGCAAGGTGGCCATCGACGAGTCACTGCTGGTCGAACCGGAGCAAGTCGAGATCGAGGCATTCGACGGTCTGACGATTCCCGCGCTGCTCTTCAAGCCGCATGGCGAGGGGCCATTCCCCGCGGTGCTTTCCATCCATGGCGGACCGGAAGCGCAAGAGCGGCCCGGCTATGCCTATCGCGGTTTCTACCAGTTCCTGCTCAGCCGGGGAATTGCCGTCCTGGCCCCGAACATTCGCGGTTCGACCGGGTACGGCACGAGCTACCAGAAGCTGATCCATGGCGATCTGGGCGGCAACGATGTCAACGACTTCGAAGCCTGCGCGCGGTATCTTCGGTCGCTGCCGTGGGTGAAATCGGACAAGATCGGCGTCTTTGGCGGCTCGTATGGCGGGTTTGCGGTGCTCACCTGTGTGAGCCGGTTGCCGGAGTATTGGGCGGCAGCGGTGGATATCGTCGGGCCGTCCAATCTGGTCTCGCTGGTGCGGACCATTCCTCCCACCTGGCGCGACGTCGCCAAGAGTCTGTTTGGCGATCCCGAAACGCAGGAAGCGGACATGCTGCGACGCTCGCCGATCACCTATGTGGATCAGATCGTCACTCCGCTGTACGTCATCCAGGGCGCGAACGACCCGCGGGTGGTGCAAGCGGAAAGCGA